The genomic window GGTCGACGTGCTCAACAAGCTCGGCTTCCAGACCATGGGCCGGCTGAACTTCCTGTATCCTCCCTTCGACAAGCCCGAGATCCGGCGGGCGGCCCTGGTGGCCCTCAGTCAGAGAGACACGCTCGCGGCCGTGTCGGGCGACGCGGACTACTTCTCCGTGTGCAGATCCTTCTACGGTTGCGGCACGCCCCTCGCCTCGGAGCCGGCCTCCTCGGAGGTCGCGTCCGGCGCCGCGAAGGCGGCGCGCGCGATGCTCGAGAAGGCGGGCTACGACGGGACGCCCGTCGTCATCCTCCAGCCCACCGACGTGCCGACCGTCGCGGCCCAACCCGTCGTCGCGGCGCAGTCGCTTCGCGCAGCCGGCTTCAAGGTCGTGCTCCAGCCGATGGACTGGCAGTCGGTCGTCACGCGCAGGGCGAACCAGTCGCCCCCCTCGGGCGGCGGCTGGAACATGTTCTTCACCAACTGGGTCATCCCGGAGGTCTGGAACCCCCTCGTCAACCCGATGATCGGGGGTGGGGGGCGCGAGCGGGGCTGGTTCGGCTGGCCAACCGACCCTCAGGTGGAGGCCATGCGGGACGCGTTCGCGATGGCCGGCTCCCCGGAGGAGCGGAAGGCGATCGCGACACGCCTACAGACCCACGGCCTGGAGAGCGTCATCTACATCCCGCTGGGCGAGTTCCGCATCCCGAGCGCGTGGTCCGCTTCCGTGAAGCAGGTGCTGCCCTCGCCGGTTCCGGTCTTCTGGAATCTGACAAAAGGGAAGTGAGCGTCGCGGGCGCTCCCGAAAGGTCCTCCCCCATGATCGCCGTCATCCTGCGCCGCGTGCTCGCCGCGATCCCGGTCCTCGTCGTCGTCGCCGTGTTCGTCTTCGCGCTCCTGCGCCTCGCCGGCGGCGACCCGGCCGCGGTGATCGCCGGCGACATGGCCACGCCCGAGCAGCTCGCGGCGATCCGCGCCAAGCTGGGGCTCGACCAATCCCTGCCGACGCAGTTCGTCTCATGGGCGCGCGAGATCCTGGCCGGCGATTTCGGGACGTCCCTGATCTCGGGCACGCCGGTCACGAGGCTGATCGGGCAGCGTCTGGAGCCCACCCTGTCGCTTGCCCTCGTGGCGATCACGATCACCGTGCTCGTCGCTGTACCGCTGGGCGTCGTCGCCGCATGGCGGCACGGCGGCCTGCTCGACCGCGTCGTGTCCGCCGCCACCGTCCTCGGCTTCTCCGTCCCGGTCTTCGTGGTCGGCTACATCCTGATCGAGCTCTTCGCCAAGCAGTTGCAACTGCTGCCGGTGCAAGGCTTTCGGCCCCTCTCCGCGGGGCTCGACACGTTCCTCCGCTACATCATCCTGCCGGCCCTGACCCTCTCCTCCATCTACGTCGCGCTCATCGCCCGCATGACGCGTGCTTCGATGCTGGACGTACTCGGCGAGGACTTCGTGCGCACGGCGCACGCGAAGGGGTTGCCCGAGCGGCTCGTGCTGTTCCGCCACGCGCTGCGCAACGCCGCGGTGCCCATCCTGACGGTGATCGGCACCGGCTTCGCCCTGATGATCACCGGCGTCGTCATCACGGAGAGCGTCTTCAACATCCCGGGGCTCGGGCGCCTGACCGTCGATGCGATCCTGGCGCGGGACTATCCCGTGATCCAGGCGCTGATCCTGCTCACGAGCGCCGTCTACGTCCTCATCAACCTCCTCATCGATCTGTCCTACGCCGCACTGGACGCAAGGATCCGCCACGGATGAGCCCCTCCGTCTCCGCCCCCGCCCTCGCCCTCGCGCGCCTGACGGCGGCCGGCGGCCGCGCCATCCCGCTCGTCGCGGGCTTGGTCCTCGCCGCCGTGCTCCTCGCCGCGATCCTCGCGCCCTGGCTCGCACCCCACGACCCCGTCGCCATGATGCCGACGAACCGCCTGAAGCCCCCGGGCGGGGCATTCCCGCTCGGCACCGACGCCTACGGCCGCGACCTGCTCTCGCGCATCCTCTACGGCGCGCGGACCTCGCTCCTCATCGGCCTGGGCAGCGCCGCCGCGGCGCTGGCGCTCGGCCTGCCCCTCGGCCTCCTCGCCGGCTCCTTCCGCTGGCTCGAGGCGGCACTGATGCGCGTCATGGACGGCCTGATGGCGGTTCCCGGCATCCTCCTCGCCATCGCCGTGGTGGCGCTGGCGGGCTCGTCCATCGGGACGGTCCTCGTCGCGATCACCATCCCGGAGGTCCCGCGCGTCGTCCGCCTCGTCCGCTCCGTGGTGCTCACCGCGCGCGGCGCGCACTACGTCGAGGCCGCCGCCACCCTGGGCTCGTCCCCCCTGGCGATCATGTGGCGGCACCTGATGCCCAGCACCGTCGCGCCGCTGATCATCCAGGGCACATACATCGCTGCCTCTGCGATCCTGACGGAGGCGACGCTCTCCTTCCTCGGCGCCGGCATCGGCACGGAGACACCGTCCTGGGGCAACATCATGTCGGAGGGGCGCCTCTACTTCCTGATCAAGCCGGCGCTGATCTTCTGGCCGGGACTGATCCTGTCGCTGTGCATCCTCTCGATCAACATCCTGGGAGACGAGCTTCGCGATCTCCTCGATCCGCACCAGAAGACGAGGAAGGCCTGAGGCCATGACCGCACGCCGTGAACCGGTCCTCGCCATCCGCGATCTCGTCGTCGAGACGCGGGACGCGCCCGCCAAGCGCCTCCTCGACGGCGTCACCCTCGACGCGGCGGCCGGCGAGACCGTCTGCCTCGTCGGAGAGAGCGGTTCGGGCAAGTCCATCACGTCGCTGGCGACGATGGGTCTTCTGCCGGCCCGTACCCTGCGCCTCGCCTCCGGGTCCATCCGTCTCTCGGGCGAGGAGTTGACCGGCGCCACGCGGACGCGGCTGCGGGCCCTGCGGGCCACGGGAATGGCGATGGTCTTCCAGGAGCCGATGACGGCCCTGAACCCCGTCCTGACCGTGGGGCGCCAGATCGAGGAGGTTCTGGAGTGCCACGTGCAACTGTCCGCGGCGGCCCGGCGGCGGCGCGTCCTCGAGATGATCGAGCGCGTGCATCTGCCGGACGTGGAGCGCGTCTACCGGTCTCACCCCCATGAGCTGTCGGGCGGCCAGCGGCAGCGCATCATGATCGCGATGGCGCTCGTCCTCGAACCGCAATTGCTGATCGCCGACGAGCCGACGACCGCCCTCGACGTCACCACCCAGCGCCAGATCCTGCACTTGGTGCGGGAACTCCAGAACAAGCAGGGCACGGCCGTGCTCTTCATCACGCACGACATGGGCGTCGTCGCGGACATCGCGGACCGGGTCGTCGTGATGCGCCAGGGCGCCGTGGTCGAGACCGCTCCGGTCGACCAGATCCTCTCGGCGCCGAAGGCGGTCTATACCCGCGGTCTCCTGCGTGCCGTCCCCGCGCTGGCGCCGCGACCGCCTCGGCCCGAGGCGAGCCGCGAGATCGTCCTCGAGACGATCGAGCTGACGAAGCGCTATCGGCGTCCCGCCCTGTTCGGGCCGGGACACGAGACCGTGGCCGCCGAAGACGTGGGCTTCGCGCTGAAGCACGGGCGCACGCTCGGCATCGTCGGAGAGAGCGGCTCGGGCAAATCGACCGTGGCGCGCTGCGTGATGCGCCTCATCGCGCCGAGTTCCGGCGGTGTCCGCGTGCGCGGGAACGACATTGCGGATCTCGGGCGCGCCGCCCTGCACCAGCATCGCCGCCATATCCAGATGATCTTCCAGGACCCGAACCGCTCGCTCAATCCGCGCATGACCGTGGGCGAGAGCATCGTCGAGGGACCGATGAACTACGGAATATCGCGTGCGGCCGCGATGCGCCGCGCGCGAGAACTCCTCGATCTCGTCGGCCTGCCGGCCGATGCCGTGACGCGCTACCCGCACGCGTTCTCCGGCGGCCAGCGGCAGCGCATCGCCATCGCGAGGGCGCTCGCCATGGAGCCGAAGCTCGTCGTCGCGGACGAGGCCGTGTCCGCGCTCGACGTCTCGGTCCAGGCCCAGGTCCTGGGATTGCTGGCGGACCTGCAGGCCGAACTCGGTCTCGCCATCCTCTTCATCACCCACGACCTGCGCGTCGCCGCACAGGTCTGCGACGACATTCTGGTGATGCGCAAGGGACGCGTCGTCGAGCATGGCCCGACCGCCCGCGTCCTGAATGCGCCGCGTGACCCCTACACCCGCACCCTTCTGGAGGAGGCACCGGGCCGGCACTGGGACTTTCCGAATTTTCGGCCGATCCCGAGCGCCCCCGTCGAGGCGGCGTGAGGAGACGCGGGCTTGGCGAGCCGGACGCCTGACTGCACGCTTGCGGGGCCAATATCGATGTCCAATGCTGTAGACGGCGCGAGGCCCGCGTCACCCTATGCCGCGCCCGGTCAGCTGCGTGCTCCGCCCGGGGTCGAGCCGCCCGACGCGATCACGCGGCAGGACGCCGTCGCGCTGGCCGAGGCCATCGCGTCAGGGATGCTGTCGTCCCGCGAGGTGGTCACGGCCTTCCTCGATAGGATCGAGCGCCTGAACCCGACCTACAACGCCATCGTCTCGCTCCGGCCACGGGCGGACATCCTGGCGGACGCGGACGCGGCGGATGCGCGGACCCGGGCGGGCGCGTCGCTCGGCCTCCTGCACGGTCTGCCGATCGCCATCAAGGATCTCATGCCGACGGCGGGGCTGCGTACCACGTTCGGCTCCCCCCTCTTCGCCGACTCCGTGCCGGCCGAGGACGGGCTCGCGGCCGCCCGCATCCGTCGCGCGGGGGCGATCATCGTCGGCAAGACGAACACGCCGGAGTTCGGGCTCGGCTCCCACACCGTCAATCCGGTGTTCGGGGCGACGGCCAACGCCTACGATCCGGCCCTTTCGGCGGGGGGATCCAGCGGCGGCGCGGCCGTGGCGCTGGCCCTCAGGATGCTGCCCGTTGCGGATGGCAGCGACATGGGCGGCTCGCTGCGCAATCCGGCCGGCTGGAACAACGTTCTTGGCCTGCGCCCGACGATAGGCAGGGTCCCATCGGTCGCCGCCGGTGACGTCTTCACGGCGCCGCTCGCGACCGACGGTCCGATGGCGCGCACGGCCCGCGATCTTGCCCGCCTTCTCGACGTGATGAGCGGTCCCGACGATCGAGCGCCCCTCTCGCTCCCGGCACCGGCGCGCCCGTTCGAGGACATCGCGCCAGCCGCACCCGGTCTCCGCATCGGCTGGCTCGGCGATCTGGACGGCCACCTGCCGATGGAGGCGGGCGTGGCCGAGGCCAGCATGGCCGGCCTCGCGCGTCTCGAGAAGGCCGGTTACCGCGTCGAGCCAGCGCAAGCCGCATTCGACCTCGATAGCTTGTGGCGCGCCTTCGTTGTTCTGCGACAGAATACGATCGCCACGCAGCATCGCGATCTTCTCAACCGTGCCGACGCGGGGGCGATGAAGCCCGAAATGCGCTGGGAGATCGAGGGAGGCCTCGCTCTATCCGCCCAAGCCATCCGCGAGGCCCTCGTAACCCGTTCCGCTTGGTACGCCGAGGTCTCGCGTCTCCTCCGGTCCGTCTCCTTCCTCGCGCTCCCCACGGCGTGCGTCTGGCCCTTCCCGATCACCGAGACTTGGCCGCGCACGATCGCCGGACGGGCGATGGACAGCTACCATCGCTGGATGGAGGTCGTCGTCGGAGGCACCCTCGCCGGGCTGCCGGTTCTGGCTCTACCCTGCGGCTTCACCCGAGCATGCTCCTCCGGCCTCCAGTTGCTCGCCCCACCACGTTCGGAGGATGCCCTGCTATCGGTAGCGCAAGCTTACGAGATGACCTGACGTACGCTTCGGTCGGATGCTGAGCAGCAATGCGGTTTAAACTATATGCTTCCCTCCATCTGACATTTGCATATTGAATGTGCTCGGCCAATCAATCACGGCAAGATCTGAACTGTGCGATCCGGGCCCGCATTGGCTCCATTCCATTGGCGCCCCTGCGAGTTTGAAAGTACAGCTCTGAAGCTGCGGGTCTCCCATCCATCTGATCACCGTCTGCTTTCTGATAGCCAGATGCGAGCTATGGACGGCCGGGGTGGGCGCGCTGCTGCCGAACAGCTTTTGAAGCCCCTCAGCACTGAAGCCGAGGGGCCAAACGCTCAAATCTCAGTCCCTTCAGCCAGAGTCAGAGCATCTTCGACGTCGACGCCAAGGTACCTGACCGTGCTTTCGATTTTGGTGTGGCCGAGCAGGATCTGAACGGCACGCAGGTTGCCGGTCCGCTTGTAGATCAACGACGCCTTCGTGCGGCGGAGGGAATGGGTTCCGTAGTCCTCACTGCGCAGTCCGATGCCCGGGACCCACTCATCGACCAGACGCGCATACTGCCGGGTGCTGATGTGCGTGACGCCGTCCAGCCTGCTGGGGAAAGCATAGTCGTCGAGTGTTCCGCCCCTGGCCTCCAGCCATTCGAGGATGCTGGTACGAGCCGGTTCGAGCAACTCGAACTGCACTGACCGGCCAGTCTTGCGCTGGATGACGATGGCCCGGTTCCGGACCCGGCCACCGCTGACGAGGTCGCCAATCTTGAGCTTGACGATGTCGCAGCCGCGTAGCTTGCTGTCGATCGCGACATCGAACATCGCGCGGTCGCGCGTGCGCCGTTCGCGGGCGAGCCAGAACCGAATGGCCCAGACCTGCTGAGGTTTGAGTGCGCGCTTGGCGCCGAGCTTGCGGCCGGCGTTCCAGGCCGGCCGTCCTTTGGTGGCCGGATCGTGTGCGGAATGTCCCATCGTCTGTCTCCTTGCCGGCCCATACCGACAAGGCGAGGAGACACCCGAATCGATCGCTCTGAGATGGGGGCAAGCTTATGCGGACGTTCCGATGGCGACCCTTCCAGGCCGCTCCGCGACGTTGCCACAATACCCGAAAGCGGACACAAACATTGGGTGCCACGGCGCGGTGCAGCGCGAGAACGGCGGACGACAGGTTGAGATGGCAGCAAGACCCCTTACCGTGCGATCGATCCTGCGGCACCGATCGATCTGCTGGCTGATCTCGCTTCTCGTCCCGGCGCTGATCGTCGTTCTCCTTTCCCACGGTGCCATGAGTTGGCCTCCCGTCGCGTTCGCCATCATGGGACCCGGCGCCATCCTCGGCCTCGGGGTCGTCATGGTCATCGGCGTGCTCGGTTTGTCCTCGCGGCTTGGGGACATGTCGGGTTTGGAAGGACCGACCATTTACATGCTCATCAGCGTCCTGATGGGCATCGTGTTCTGGTGGGCGCTGATGTTGATCGTTCTGCTGCGCCGCCGCCGCAAGCTGCTCTCCGGCGGGGTGGCCGTGCCCTGACGTGTGCGACAGCTGTCGACCGAGGCTGTGTCAAAACTCGAATGCTATCGGCCGCTGCAGAAAAATGTTCTCTCGAAGGACAGGGGCACCGGCCAAAGAGGCTTCTTGTTGCCATCAACCGGTCGCTTTGGAGATCCCTCCCGGCTGCTGCGGAGACGTTTATTCTACGACTTCGCAACACCTCCGAGTTTTGACACAGCCTCGCCCCAACCCGGTCATCTGTGGTCCGACAAGCATCGCTCAGGAGCGGACATGCCGAGGCATATCAGGGAGGCGAGCAGTCGATAGGACTATCGGTATGGCGGGCGCTCACGAAGGAGGATCGGTTCAAGAGCGAACCTTCCTCCTCAAGAAGGACGGCTTTCGGATACGTAATGTATCCCTGCATCATCAAGGCTTCGGAACGGCACTGAGATGTCTGGCATGCTGGCGAGTGGTCCGGATGGATCAGGCCGAGGGTATGTAGCAGCTCATGACCCATTCCTCCGATCCATCGACAGCGCCCCGCAATCTCAGCGCCGTTTGCCCTATCACAAGCTGGCACAATCTTTTCGCCGCTGAGGCCACGGAGATCGTTTGCTGAAACCACTGCGACGCCATTGCCGCCGGCGCCGGACTGTCCGTAGGCGTGATCGGCATCTACGTAGACCATGAAGCGTGCCTGTGGATCGTTCAACTTGGCAGCACCTAGTCGCGTAAGTTCGTCTATCGTGTTGCGGTAGAAAGCACTGAAACCACTGTATCGCTCGACCGAGCTGAACCACTTCGCGGGCTTGTCAGAATGAACAACCCGGACAACGGGATAGCGCAATCGAAATGTATTGCCGCCCAATTTTTGTCCGAGCCACGACTGGAAGTGTTTTGCTGCAAATGTAATTTTGGCAGGATATGTATCTGAGACCGAACGATCGCTCGGTACGAGGTAGATAACTACAACGTCGTTGGACGAACCGCTGTTCGCTTCTGCGGCTGCCGCAACTGTTGCACAGCAGACCATAAACGACATCAAAACGATTGCAGTGGCAGTGCGGTTCAGCGGCATGCCCGGTATGATGGCATGTCGTTCTTTAGGAGCGGTGTCTATGAAGCCTAAACGGCGCGCCTTCGTCCGTTTTGCGCCGGGTCGGGCACGATAGTGGACCGTCCGAAATTCACCCATTGCGGGCCTGCCATGTCCATGGCTGAATGCCGCGCATGGAAAGCGAACAGGACGAAACGATCTACCAAGAGGTGGTTGGCGGCGCAGATCTTCTGCGTTGGTTCGGTCGTGTGCCAAGCTTTCACGACGCTGAGATCTTGAGCCTCGATCTTCGACGCAAAAGGCAAAGCAGGCTACGCCTTCATGGCTGGATAACAACGGACAAAGTCGGCGAGGACGGTTTTCTCGTGCTCGAACGAGAGGCCATCGTGTCGCTTGTCTTCCACGAGATCATGGACCTGCAACTCGATGGCTTCAGCCAACAGAACGTCATCGGCGGCCTGATCCTGCGCAGAGCGCCCGACCGTCCAGACCGGCGGTGCTACCTTGCGCTCGATCCTCTGCCACAGGATATCGAGATCGAGCTTCAGCCCTGCTACGGTTTGGATGGTCTGACCCGTGCGCGCTCCGTCTCGATCTCCCTGCAGCCGGGAGCACCCAATGCCAAAGATGTCTGATGTTCCATTTTCAAGCTGTGCTGACATTCTAATAAAGACCCATGCCAGCCGCACGGACAGCCGTCTGCGCTCCTCATATGCCGGCATTTGTCGAATGTCCGGCAAATTCGGCTCTCAAAGGAGGGCAGACCTCAGTTTGCAGAAACCGAAATCCGATGGGGCGATACCTCAAACGGGCTGACGCGGATGTGCGCGCCGTCGTCCTTGAAGACCTCCAACTCGTGCAGCCGCCCGCCAACAACGTGAAGCAGGAGGTTGACTGCCGGGCCAGACAGCTCATCGCCATCCCGGTAACGGCCTTCTACCGGGACTCGCCCGGCAACCGCCGCGGGCGCGCCCTCAACCCGGAACCTCAGGCTGCCCTCCTCGTCGATCCGACGCACCAGGGCGGTCCGAGCTTGTTCGGCGAGCCCGTCCCTGCCGGGAAAGTCGGCGGCCAACAGGCGGTCGAGCACGGCCCGCTCGCGCGGCGCCGGTACGCGCCAACCAACGGCGGCACTCCAAGGTACGGCCACCGACGCCGCGGCCGCGAGATCGCTCTCGCGCAGCCATGCGATCACGGCATGCGCCTCTCGCTCGGCGGCTGCGGCCGTGTCGAACAAACCGGACCAGCCCAAACCAGCTCCGTCCCACCGCAACCATGGGCCATTCTCATCGTCGTCGTGGCGAAGGATGCCCTTCCCATAGGCGTATTGGCCGCCGGGGGTCTTGAAGACCCAGACGCAACGCAGGCCGTCCGGGCTCGACCACTGCTCAACGAGATTGCCCGCCCCATGCAGGTGCGCATCGCGCAGGCCGAGGAGCGCGCGGGCCGCTCGCGTCCGGTTGGCAGGCGGCAGCGACATATGCATCGCCTCTATCTCGATCCGCATGAGGTGCGCGATGAGCGCGTCCTCGAACAGTGCCGTGTCTCGCACCAAGATGACGACGTCAGGAACGTAGGCATCGTACTCGTCCGCTGGTCCATCCGTCCCTAGGCCGATTGGGTCCCAAACCCAGCGCAGCACGTGGGCTACGTGCGACGCTAGTTCCCCGTTGTCGCCTGCATCAGGCATCGCACCCTCTCGGCATTCCGACCATCTGCCATGCGGCGCATTCGGTCATCGACACCGAGAGCCCGCAAGGGGTCGAGAGTGGGCATGGCGCTGAAGTCTGCTTTCCTGAAGAGTTTCGGTCGCCGTGAGGCGTACGAAAGTCGTGGATGAACGAACCCGCGGGATGGCGGGCGGGCCTATGGGGATTTGGGCCGGGCGTCGCCCCCAGTGGCGGAGCGACGGCGGGCAAACCTCGCCGGTTGTGTGGCTGAGAGGTCTCGGACTGGCGGGCCCCCAGGGCCTGGCGATGCGCACCGGGGTTCGACGACCGCGTTTGTGAGGCTCATCCTGGCGGTCGGCCCGTGCGAAGGCGTGCCCCGGAGCGCAGCTCTGCGGGTCTTTGGTGACGTCAGGCCATGCCGGGTCATGGCGTCCACGCCCGGTTCGGTGGGGAGCGGAACGGCGGTCCACGGGGCCGATGCCACCTCGCAAAGGCTCCGACGATCGTCATGGGACCGCCGCAGCAGGGGCAAGGCGGCCGGGCTTGGCCGGGGCCGTCTGGCGGATCGGGTGCGTCGGCGGTGGGCCGAGGCGGGGCCGGGACGCCGAGGATGGTGCGGATGTGCGCTAGAACCGCCTTCCGGTTCGAGCCTGTGAGGAAGCCGTAGTGCCGGATGCGGTGGAAGCCGCGCGGCAGGACGTGAAGCAGGAAGCGCCGGATGAACTCCGCGGCCGACAGGGTCATGACCCGTGCCCGTCCGGCTTCGTCGCGCCGGTAGTCCTTGACGCGGAAGCTGACGCTCGCCCCATCGAAGGCGAGGAGGCGTCGGCTGGAGATGGCGACGCGGTGGGTGTAGCGCGCCAGATAGGCGAGGACGGCCTTCGGTCCGGCAAAGGGCGGCTTGGCGTAGACCACCCAGCGCTTCCGGCGCACCGGGGCGAGCGCACGGGCGAAGGCCCTGGGATCCGAGAGTGGGGCCAGGGGGCCGAAGAAGGCGAGCGCCCCGGCCGCGTGGAGGGCGGCGAGCCCTTCGAGGAACAGGCGGCGGAACAGCAGGCCCAGCACCCGCACCGGCAGGAGGAAGCCGGGGCGCGCGGCGATCCAGCGGGTCCCGTCCGGGGAGAGGCCGCCGCCGGGGACGATCATGTGGACATGGGGATGGTGGGTCATGGCCGAACCCCAGGTGTGGAGCACGGCGGTGAGGCCGATGCGGGCCCCGAGGTGCTTCGGGTCGGCGGCGATCCGCATCATGGTGGTGCTCGCCGCCCGGAACAGCAGGTCGTAGACGGCGGCCTTGTTCTGGAAGGCGATGGCGGCGATCTCGGCCGGCAGGGTGAAGACGACGTGGAAGTAGCCGACCGGCAGGAGGTCGGCCTCGCGCGCGGCGAGCCAGTCGCGGGCGGCCGCGCCCTGGCACCGGGGGCAATGCCGGTTGCGACAGGAGTTGTAGGCGACGCGCAGGTGGCCGCACGCGTCGCAGCCCTCGACGTGGCCGCCGAGGCTGGCGGTGCGGCAGCGCTCGATCGCCGCCATCACCTTCAGCGTATCCAGGCTCAGATGCCCGGCCTGCTCGGCGCGATAGGCCGGACCGGCGGCGCGGAAGACGTCGGCCAGCTCGATGGTGGCGGCCGTCGCGGCGGGCATCGTCTCAGCCCGGCGCGGGCCCCTGTCTATGGAACAGGGCGAGCCTGTCGAGCGGGCTCGTCACGGCCCGCACCGTCCGGGTGGCGCCCTTGGCGTAGAGGGCGGTGGTGTCGAGCCGGCTGTGCCCGAGCAGGACCTGGATGACGCGGATGTCGACGCCGTCCTCCAGGAGATGGGTGGCGAAGGAGTGGCGCAGGGTATGGGGACCGACGCGCTTGGAGATCCCGGCCGCGCGCGCCGTCTCGACGACGACGCGGTGAAGCTGGCGTGTGCTGATCGGCCGTGCCCAGTCCTGCCCGGGGAACAGCCAGCCCTGACGCTGCAGGACACCCTGCCGGTGGCCCTCGCTCCACCAGCGCCGCAGCAGGTCCAGGAGATCGGCCGACAGCATGGCATTGCGGTCGCGGCCGCCCTTGCCGCGTTCGATCCGCAGGATCATGCGGGTCGAGTCGATATCGCCGATCCTGAGTGCGGCGACCTCGGCCACGCGCAGGCCCGCGCCGTAGGCGAGCGACAGGGCGGCGAGATGCTTCAGGCAGACCGTGGCATCGAGCAGACGCCCGACCTCGTCGGCGCTCAGCACATCGGGCAGGGTGCGCGGCTGGTTGAGGCGGACCAGCCTGCGGGCGAGATCGGGGCGGTTGAGCGTGTGGACGAAGAAGAAGCGCAGGGCGGAGACGATGGCGTTCATCGTCGGCACGCCGAGGCCGACCTCCTGTTGAGCGATCTGGAAGCGGCGCAGGTCGTCGCCGGTCGCGGTATCGGGCGATCGCCGCAGGAAGGCAGCCAGCCGCCCGACGTCGCGGATGTAGTTGCGCTGCGTCGCCCGGGAGAACCGGCGCAGGGTCATATCGTCGATCAGGCGCTGACGCAGCGAGCCGCCGGCAGCGGCGGGAACGGCAAGGACGGTCATGGGATGGCTCCGCTCGAAGGAAGGGAGCCGGGATCGTCCGCCCGAGCTGGGCGCCCCTCAATCGGCGCAGGGCGTTCGGGTCAATCCGCCGACCTCGAAGCTGCCACCCATCCCGCGCGAGCGGGTTCGTTCATCCACCCGACCCAGCCGTTGGGTTCTGAGTTGTCGACAGCCTGGAAGCTGACCTTTCCAGGGCTCAGCATGTTCTTATGCGCTGCCCCCTATGCAACAGGCCGAAGCAGCGCTCACCGCCTTGGTTATGCCGAGCCGCCGCGGCCGCTCATGGCCGAGCCCGCCGTCCGCGGCGCGGCCATGCGGCATAATCCGGGCCTCGGCATAATGCCCGAGCTCGTGGAGCGCGGTACGATGCCAGTTGATCGGCTCGAAATAGGCCTCCGGCCGCGGGACTTGGACGTAATCCAGCCCCGGCGCGTAGAAGGCGCGTTCGCCGCCGAGCCGCAGGTCGGCGCCGCTCGCCCGGATCAGTGCCTCGACCTCCGGCAGGATCAGTCCGTCCGGCACCGGCGGCGGCGCGGTCACGAGGTCCTTGGGCAGGTTCTCGCACTGGTCGGTGGAGAAGACGGTGAAGCGCTTCAGGAACGGGATCGCATGCGCGTCCTCGCCGGTGTCGCGGGCGCGGCGCTTCTCGTCGTCGGGTACGAAGCGGTCGGCGTACACGACGGTGGTGCCGCGCTCGCCCTTGCGGACGTTGCCGCCGAGGCCGAGCGCCTGGCAAAACGTCAGCCAGCTTTGAGAGGAGTAGCCGCGGTTGACCACCGCGCCCCAGAGGATGAGGACGTTGATGCCCGAATAGCCGCGCCCGGTCGCCGCGTTGCGCGGCATCGACAGCGGCGCGGCGATGCCGGATGTGCCCCAGGGCTGGACCCAGGGCAGTCGTCCGGCCTCAAGCTCCGCGATGATAGTCGCGGTGATCTCGTCGTAGAGGTTCGGGCGCTCCGATGGCGGGTGGCTGGAGCGCTGAGAGGAAGATCGTGACATCGCGGATCTCCGCGACGGGCCGGCCGGGAGCCTCTCTCTCGACCTCCTGACCCGTCACGGCGACAGCCGCAGCCCTCTTCCTCTCGCGCCTGCGGGCGCACCAGCGCGGCCTGCGACAGGGCCGCCGCCCATCGATCGCTCCTTGCGGCCAATCCGGGTTGATGTCGCGACCTCCTCGTCTATTCCAGCGGGGGATTGTGGGGCGTCAGTCCCGCCTGAAGGGGTCGGACGAGACCTTGGGGCTCGACCGCAGGGGAAGGCGTTCCCCATTACTGGCCTAGCGGATTCGTCTGGCTCGCGACGCACGTCCGAAGCTCCTCGCCGAGGGCACACCTGGACTCACACGTTGCGCGATGGGCATCCGTAGTACGCGCC from Methylorubrum populi includes these protein-coding regions:
- a CDS encoding ABC transporter permease, whose product is MSPSVSAPALALARLTAAGGRAIPLVAGLVLAAVLLAAILAPWLAPHDPVAMMPTNRLKPPGGAFPLGTDAYGRDLLSRILYGARTSLLIGLGSAAAALALGLPLGLLAGSFRWLEAALMRVMDGLMAVPGILLAIAVVALAGSSIGTVLVAITIPEVPRVVRLVRSVVLTARGAHYVEAAATLGSSPLAIMWRHLMPSTVAPLIIQGTYIAASAILTEATLSFLGAGIGTETPSWGNIMSEGRLYFLIKPALIFWPGLILSLCILSINILGDELRDLLDPHQKTRKA
- a CDS encoding tyrosine-type recombinase/integrase, which gives rise to MGHSAHDPATKGRPAWNAGRKLGAKRALKPQQVWAIRFWLARERRTRDRAMFDVAIDSKLRGCDIVKLKIGDLVSGGRVRNRAIVIQRKTGRSVQFELLEPARTSILEWLEARGGTLDDYAFPSRLDGVTHISTRQYARLVDEWVPGIGLRSEDYGTHSLRRTKASLIYKRTGNLRAVQILLGHTKIESTVRYLGVDVEDALTLAEGTEI
- a CDS encoding amidase; the protein is MASRTPDCTLAGPISMSNAVDGARPASPYAAPGQLRAPPGVEPPDAITRQDAVALAEAIASGMLSSREVVTAFLDRIERLNPTYNAIVSLRPRADILADADAADARTRAGASLGLLHGLPIAIKDLMPTAGLRTTFGSPLFADSVPAEDGLAAARIRRAGAIIVGKTNTPEFGLGSHTVNPVFGATANAYDPALSAGGSSGGAAVALALRMLPVADGSDMGGSLRNPAGWNNVLGLRPTIGRVPSVAAGDVFTAPLATDGPMARTARDLARLLDVMSGPDDRAPLSLPAPARPFEDIAPAAPGLRIGWLGDLDGHLPMEAGVAEASMAGLARLEKAGYRVEPAQAAFDLDSLWRAFVVLRQNTIATQHRDLLNRADAGAMKPEMRWEIEGGLALSAQAIREALVTRSAWYAEVSRLLRSVSFLALPTACVWPFPITETWPRTIAGRAMDSYHRWMEVVVGGTLAGLPVLALPCGFTRACSSGLQLLAPPRSEDALLSVAQAYEMT
- a CDS encoding ABC transporter permease, with the protein product MIAVILRRVLAAIPVLVVVAVFVFALLRLAGGDPAAVIAGDMATPEQLAAIRAKLGLDQSLPTQFVSWAREILAGDFGTSLISGTPVTRLIGQRLEPTLSLALVAITITVLVAVPLGVVAAWRHGGLLDRVVSAATVLGFSVPVFVVGYILIELFAKQLQLLPVQGFRPLSAGLDTFLRYIILPALTLSSIYVALIARMTRASMLDVLGEDFVRTAHAKGLPERLVLFRHALRNAAVPILTVIGTGFALMITGVVITESVFNIPGLGRLTVDAILARDYPVIQALILLTSAVYVLINLLIDLSYAALDARIRHG
- a CDS encoding ABC transporter ATP-binding protein, yielding MTARREPVLAIRDLVVETRDAPAKRLLDGVTLDAAAGETVCLVGESGSGKSITSLATMGLLPARTLRLASGSIRLSGEELTGATRTRLRALRATGMAMVFQEPMTALNPVLTVGRQIEEVLECHVQLSAAARRRRVLEMIERVHLPDVERVYRSHPHELSGGQRQRIMIAMALVLEPQLLIADEPTTALDVTTQRQILHLVRELQNKQGTAVLFITHDMGVVADIADRVVVMRQGAVVETAPVDQILSAPKAVYTRGLLRAVPALAPRPPRPEASREIVLETIELTKRYRRPALFGPGHETVAAEDVGFALKHGRTLGIVGESGSGKSTVARCVMRLIAPSSGGVRVRGNDIADLGRAALHQHRRHIQMIFQDPNRSLNPRMTVGESIVEGPMNYGISRAAAMRRARELLDLVGLPADAVTRYPHAFSGGQRQRIAIARALAMEPKLVVADEAVSALDVSVQAQVLGLLADLQAELGLAILFITHDLRVAAQVCDDILVMRKGRVVEHGPTARVLNAPRDPYTRTLLEEAPGRHWDFPNFRPIPSAPVEAA